In Hyphomicrobiales bacterium, the sequence GCGGCAACGGCCGCCGGCTCTTCCCACTCGTCATACTGCTCGGCGCCGTCATCGCAGCCTTCTTCGCCAATGACGGAGCGGCGCTGCTGCTGACGCCGATCGTGCTGGCGATCTTGCTTCGGCTGAACTTCCCGCCGGCAGGTGCAATGGCCTTCATCGTTGCCTGCGGTTTCGTCGCCGACACGACCTCGCTGCCGCTGGTGATCTCCAATCTCGTCAACATCGTCACCGCGAACTATTTCCAGATCTCGTTCGGCCGCTATGCGGCTGTAATGGTGCCGGTCAATCTGGTCTCGCTGGCAGCGACGCTCGTCGTGCTGTGGGTCTATTTTGGTCGCGACGTCCCGGCGTCGTATGCGGTCGGCGATCTGGAAAAGCCCAGTTTTGCGATCAAGGACAATGCCGTCTTTCGTGCCGCTTTCCCGCTGCTTGGCGTGCTGCTGGTGGCGTATTTCGCCACCGCGCCGCTCGGCATCCCCATCGCCTTCGTGACAGGGGCCGCCGCACTCGTTCTCATTGCCATCGCCGGCCGATGGACCACTGGCGGGAAAGGCGCCGTCGTCTCGGTGTCGAAGGTCCTGCGTGAGGCTCCGTGGCAGATCGTCCTGTTCTCGATCGGCATGTATCTCGTCGTCTATGGCCTCGGGAACGCCGGCCTGACCGATATAGCGGCCGGTGTTCTGATCTGGCTTGCCGACAAGGGGACCTTCGTCGCTACGGTCGGGACGGGGTTCGTCGTCGCCATCCTGGCTTCGGTGATGAACAATATGCCCGCTACCCTCGTCGGCGCGCTTGCCATCGACAGAGCTGCCGTCGCTCCGCTTACCCAAGAGCTGATGGTCTACGCCAACGTGATCGGGAATGACCTCGGACCGAAGTTTACCCCGATCGGTTCGCTCGCGACGCTGCTCTGGCTGCATGTTCTCGCCGGCAAGGGTCAGACCATCACCTGGGGCCAGTACATGAAGGTCGGGCTCGTCATCACGCCGCCCGTGCTGCTCGTGACGCTCGTCGCACTCTGGCTCTGGCTTCCGGTCATCACGTGAAGGGTGGGGAGCAGGATCATGCCGGGCAGGAGAAGAGCGCTGACATGAGCGCGCCCCTTGACGTGGTGGTCATAGGCGGGGGTCAAGCCGGGCTGGCCTCGGCTTACTTCCTGCGGAGGGCCGGTCTCAGCTTCTCCATCCTGGATGGCGAGCAACGTGCGGGAGGAGCATGGCTTCACGCCTGGGAATCGCTGCGCCTGTTCTCTCCGGCCCAATGGAGTTCGCTGCCGGGGTGGCCGATGCCGGCAACCGAGGACGGCTATCCCAAACGCGACGCGGTAATCGACTATCTCAGCCGGTACGAGGAGCGCTATGGGCTCGCCGTCAAGCGCCCGGTTGAGGTTGAGGGCGTCAGGAAAGACGGCGGCCTGTTCACCGTCGAAACGAATGCGGGGCCGGTGCGGGCGCGCGCCGTGATCAGCGCCACTGGAACGTGGAGGAACCCATTTTGGCCATCCTACCCCGACCAACATCTTTTCCGGGGTCAGCAGATCCATTCGGCGAGGTATCGATCACCGGCCGAGTTTGCCGGGCGCCGCGTGCTTGTCGTGGGTGGCGGAAACTCCGGGGCTCAGATCCTGGCGGAGCTATCCATGGTCGCCGACGTCACGT encodes:
- a CDS encoding Pyridine nucleotide-disulfide oxidoreductase, encoding MSAPLDVVVIGGGQAGLASAYFLRRAGLSFSILDGEQRAGGAWLHAWESLRLFSPAQWSSLPGWPMPATEDGYPKRDAVIDYLSRYEERYGLAVKRPVEVEGVRKDGGLFTVETNAGPVRARAVISATGTWRNPFWPSYPDQHLFRGQQIHSARYRSPAEFAGRRVLVVGGGNSGAQILAELSMVADVTWVTPTPPSFLPDDVDGRVLFERATARWRAAQEGRSVNVPQGGFGDIVMVPPVKEARARGELHAVAPFVRFTEGGVVWGDGRQSTFDAVIWCTGFRPALSHLDPLGIVGENGLVETNGTRAIEEPKLWLVGYGDWTGAASATLIGVMRTARTTVSEIAESLAELR
- the arsB gene encoding arsenite/antimonite:H(+) antiporter; the protein is MLSLAIFVATLVLVIWQPKGLGIGWSALGGAVVAMLVGVVGWADLGTVWGIVWDATFTFVGLIIISLILDEAGFFAWAALHVARWGGGNGRRLFPLVILLGAVIAAFFANDGAALLLTPIVLAILLRLNFPPAGAMAFIVACGFVADTTSLPLVISNLVNIVTANYFQISFGRYAAVMVPVNLVSLAATLVVLWVYFGRDVPASYAVGDLEKPSFAIKDNAVFRAAFPLLGVLLVAYFATAPLGIPIAFVTGAAALVLIAIAGRWTTGGKGAVVSVSKVLREAPWQIVLFSIGMYLVVYGLGNAGLTDIAAGVLIWLADKGTFVATVGTGFVVAILASVMNNMPATLVGALAIDRAAVAPLTQELMVYANVIGNDLGPKFTPIGSLATLLWLHVLAGKGQTITWGQYMKVGLVITPPVLLVTLVALWLWLPVIT